A single window of Channa argus isolate prfri chromosome 2, Channa argus male v1.0, whole genome shotgun sequence DNA harbors:
- the guca1g gene encoding guanylate cyclase activator 1g isoform X1, which produces MGQGQSGSDKEVTLQNIQELYRKFTTECPSGKMHLHEFKKIFGGNSSRTEEESAYMENVFHSFDTNKDGKIDFMEYVAAVNLVFRGKLEDKLKWSFKVYDRDRNGCLDRHEIRHVVKIIYKIKKQNNPDISESTDYICDRIFEVLDKNRDSQISLEEFMEGAKRDPWVMEQLQLDIIACKWFNQHQMKKS; this is translated from the exons ATGGGTCAAGGGCAGAGTGGCTCAGATAAGGAAGTGACGCTCCAAAACATTCAGGAGCTCTACCGAAAGTTCACAACCGAGTGTCCGAGCGGAAAAATGCACCTGCACGAATTCAAGAAAATCTTTGGaggcaacagcagcaggacagAGGAAGAATCTGCCTATatggaaaatgtgtttcactCCTTTGACACAAATAAG GATGGTAAAATTGACTTCATGGAATATGTGGCAGCTGTGAACCTTGTCTTTCGTGGAAAACTGGAGGACAAGCTGAAATGGTCTTTTAAAGTCtatgacagagacagaaatggcTGTTTGGACAGACACGAAATAAGACATGTTGTCAAA ATCATCTACAAGATAAAGAAGCAGAATAATCCAGACATCTCTGAGAGCACAGATTATATCTGCGACAGAATATTTGAAGTGTTGGACAAAAATAGAGACA GTCAGATTTCTCTGGAGGAGTTTATGGAAGGGGCTAAGAGGGACCCATGGGTGATGGAGCAGCTCCAACTGGACATCATTGCCTGCAAGTGGTTCAATCAACACCAGATGAAGAAATCCTGA
- the guca1g gene encoding guanylate cyclase activator 1g isoform X2, protein MHLHEFKKIFGGNSSRTEEESAYMENVFHSFDTNKDGKIDFMEYVAAVNLVFRGKLEDKLKWSFKVYDRDRNGCLDRHEIRHVVKIIYKIKKQNNPDISESTDYICDRIFEVLDKNRDSQISLEEFMEGAKRDPWVMEQLQLDIIACKWFNQHQMKKS, encoded by the exons ATGCACCTGCACGAATTCAAGAAAATCTTTGGaggcaacagcagcaggacagAGGAAGAATCTGCCTATatggaaaatgtgtttcactCCTTTGACACAAATAAG GATGGTAAAATTGACTTCATGGAATATGTGGCAGCTGTGAACCTTGTCTTTCGTGGAAAACTGGAGGACAAGCTGAAATGGTCTTTTAAAGTCtatgacagagacagaaatggcTGTTTGGACAGACACGAAATAAGACATGTTGTCAAA ATCATCTACAAGATAAAGAAGCAGAATAATCCAGACATCTCTGAGAGCACAGATTATATCTGCGACAGAATATTTGAAGTGTTGGACAAAAATAGAGACA GTCAGATTTCTCTGGAGGAGTTTATGGAAGGGGCTAAGAGGGACCCATGGGTGATGGAGCAGCTCCAACTGGACATCATTGCCTGCAAGTGGTTCAATCAACACCAGATGAAGAAATCCTGA